The following proteins come from a genomic window of Methylorubrum populi:
- the moxG gene encoding cytochrome c(L), periplasmic: MMKRTTIGTALLGLVLAGSALPALAQPQSGPQTGVVFRNTVTGEALDVTQGKEGGRDTPAVKKFFETGENSYIDDKSCLRNGESLYATSCSGCHGHLAEGKLGPGLNDNYWTYPSNTTDVGLFATIFGGANGMMGPHNENLTPDEMLQTIAWIRHLYTGPKQDALWLNDEQKKAYTPYKQGEVIPKDAKGQCKPLEQ, encoded by the coding sequence ATGATGAAGCGTACAACGATCGGAACCGCCCTGCTCGGCCTCGTGCTCGCCGGCAGCGCCCTGCCCGCGCTCGCCCAGCCCCAATCCGGACCGCAGACGGGCGTGGTGTTCCGCAACACCGTGACCGGCGAGGCTTTGGACGTCACGCAGGGCAAGGAGGGCGGGCGCGATACCCCGGCGGTGAAGAAGTTCTTCGAGACCGGCGAGAACAGCTACATCGACGACAAGTCCTGCCTGCGCAACGGCGAGAGCCTTTACGCGACCTCCTGCTCGGGCTGCCACGGGCATCTCGCCGAGGGCAAGCTCGGGCCGGGCCTCAACGACAACTACTGGACCTACCCGTCCAACACGACCGATGTCGGCCTGTTCGCGACGATCTTCGGCGGCGCCAACGGCATGATGGGCCCGCACAACGAGAACCTGACGCCCGACGAGATGCTGCAGACCATCGCCTGGATCCGCCACCTCTACACGGGGCCGAAGCAGGACGCGCTGTGGCTCAACGACGAGCAGAAGAAGGCCTACACGCCCTACAAGCAGGGCGAAGTCATCCCGAAGGACGCCAAGGGCCAGTGCAAGCCGCTGGAGCAGTGA
- the moxJ gene encoding methanol oxidation system protein MoxJ, which translates to MSLVNGRRRAVASAVALAALTGLCAPALAQDQKAAAAAKPDVGSLRVCAAEQPPLSMKDGSGLENRIATAVAEAMGRKAQFVWLGKPAIYLVRDGLEKKTCDVVVGLDSDDPRVLTSKPYYRSGYVFLTRADRDLDIRSWSDPRLKQVSHMVVGFGTPGEAMLKDIGRYEEDMAYLYSLVNFRAPRNQYTQIDPARMVSEVASGKAEVGVAFGPDVARYVRDSSTKLRMTPVPDDTTRSDGQKMPQSFDQSMGVRKDDTALKAELDAALEKAKPKIEAILKEEGVPVLPVSN; encoded by the coding sequence GATCAGAAGGCCGCCGCGGCCGCGAAACCCGATGTCGGCTCCCTGCGCGTCTGCGCCGCCGAGCAGCCCCCGCTCTCGATGAAGGACGGCTCGGGGCTCGAGAACCGCATCGCCACCGCCGTCGCCGAGGCGATGGGACGCAAGGCCCAGTTCGTGTGGCTCGGCAAACCGGCGATCTACCTCGTGCGCGACGGGCTGGAGAAGAAGACCTGCGACGTGGTGGTCGGGCTCGATTCCGACGATCCCCGGGTGCTCACCAGCAAGCCGTACTACCGCTCGGGCTACGTCTTCCTCACCCGCGCCGACCGGGATCTCGACATCAGGTCCTGGTCCGACCCGCGGCTGAAGCAGGTGAGCCACATGGTGGTCGGCTTCGGCACCCCCGGCGAGGCGATGCTCAAGGATATCGGCCGCTACGAGGAGGACATGGCCTACCTCTACTCGCTGGTGAACTTTCGCGCGCCGCGGAATCAGTACACGCAGATCGATCCGGCCCGGATGGTGAGCGAGGTCGCCTCCGGCAAGGCCGAGGTCGGCGTGGCCTTCGGGCCCGACGTCGCCCGCTACGTGCGCGATTCCTCGACCAAGCTGCGCATGACCCCGGTGCCCGACGACACCACCCGCAGCGACGGCCAGAAGATGCCGCAGAGCTTCGACCAGTCGATGGGCGTGCGCAAGGACGACACGGCCCTCAAGGCGGAACTCGACGCCGCCCTGGAGAAGGCAAAGCCCAAGATCGAGGCGATCCTGAAGGAGGAGGGCGTGCCCGTGCTGCCCGTCTCGAACTGA